One segment of Thermosynechococcus sp. HN-54 DNA contains the following:
- the gyrA gene encoding DNA gyrase subunit A: MSFAADSSRIIPTELRDEISRSYLEYAMSVIVGRALPDARDGLKPVHRRILYAMHELGLTSDRPFRKCARVVGEVLGKYHPHGDSAVYDALVRMAQDFSMRHPLIDGHGNFGSIDNDPPAAMRYTECRLQALATEALLQDIEQETVDFVDNFDGSQQEPLVLPARIPQLLLNGTSGIAVGMATNIPPHNLGELVDGLVALIHNPQISDRELMRYIPGPDFPTGGHILGQGGIEEAYTTGRGSITLRAVATIETLEAPGRQPREAIIVTELPYQTNKAALMEKIAELVNEKKIEGIADLRDESDRDGIRVVIELKRDAYPRVVLNNLYKQTPLQVNFGANMLAIVNGEPQLLTLKRSLEVFLSFREEAIARRTRYALRKAEERDHLLQGLLVALANLDAVIQLIRSASDTALARQQLMQTYALSEAQADAILQMQLRRLTALEAEKIEREHADLQRQIADYRDILANRQRVLEIIEKEVTELKAKFATPRRSLIVQADGEISDTDLIANDKSVILVTQQGYIKRMPVDTFEAQSRDGRGRKGAEIKEDDAVEHFFSCNDHDRILFFSDRGLVYALPAYQIPSGSRQARGTPIVQLLPIPREEKITSVIAVQEFSEDEYLVMLTRKGFIKKTALAAFSNIRTNGLIAISLEEGDELRWVRRAREEDTIIIGSRQGMAIHFRASHDQLRPLGRATRGVKSMSLRPGDELVGMDILPAAIANRFATTPEDDSAEIEETEETVAQTEGPWVLVITTNGYGKRVPVQQFRLQNRAGMGITATKFKAKSNEDQLAALRIVNAEDELMIVTSRGIIIRQKVMDISSQSRSATGVRLQRLDEDDVIVTAAVLPPGSMEAEED, from the coding sequence ATGAGCTTTGCTGCTGATTCTTCTCGGATCATTCCCACTGAGCTGCGGGATGAGATTTCGCGCTCGTACCTTGAATACGCCATGAGCGTCATTGTGGGGCGTGCTCTCCCCGATGCCCGCGATGGTCTCAAGCCCGTACACCGGCGGATTCTCTATGCCATGCACGAGTTGGGGCTGACCAGCGATCGCCCCTTCCGCAAATGTGCCCGTGTGGTGGGGGAAGTGCTAGGGAAATATCACCCCCACGGCGATTCCGCGGTCTATGATGCCCTCGTGCGGATGGCGCAGGACTTTTCCATGCGTCACCCCCTGATTGATGGCCATGGCAACTTTGGCTCCATTGACAATGATCCGCCAGCAGCGATGCGCTACACCGAGTGTCGGCTGCAAGCCCTAGCCACCGAAGCCCTGTTGCAGGACATCGAGCAAGAAACCGTTGACTTTGTTGATAACTTTGATGGCTCGCAGCAGGAACCACTGGTGTTACCGGCGCGGATTCCCCAGTTGCTGCTCAATGGCACCTCCGGTATTGCTGTGGGTATGGCGACGAATATCCCGCCCCATAACTTGGGAGAACTGGTGGATGGGCTGGTGGCCTTAATTCATAACCCCCAGATCAGCGATCGCGAGCTAATGCGCTACATTCCGGGGCCTGATTTTCCCACCGGGGGGCATATCCTTGGTCAAGGGGGGATTGAAGAGGCCTACACCACTGGTCGCGGCTCGATTACACTGCGGGCAGTGGCCACGATTGAAACCCTTGAAGCACCGGGTCGCCAACCTCGGGAGGCGATTATCGTGACGGAGTTGCCCTACCAAACCAACAAGGCAGCGCTGATGGAAAAAATTGCCGAGTTGGTGAATGAGAAAAAAATTGAGGGCATTGCCGATCTGCGGGACGAAAGCGATCGCGATGGCATTCGGGTGGTGATTGAGCTAAAGCGGGATGCCTACCCCCGTGTGGTGCTCAACAATCTCTACAAGCAAACGCCGCTACAGGTGAATTTTGGCGCCAATATGCTGGCGATCGTCAACGGTGAGCCGCAATTGCTGACCCTCAAACGCAGTTTAGAGGTGTTCCTTAGTTTCCGCGAGGAGGCGATCGCCCGCCGTACCCGCTATGCCCTGCGCAAGGCCGAAGAACGGGATCACCTACTCCAAGGCTTGCTGGTGGCGTTGGCCAATCTCGATGCCGTGATTCAACTGATTCGCAGTGCCAGTGACACCGCCCTTGCGCGCCAGCAATTGATGCAAACCTATGCCCTCAGTGAAGCCCAAGCGGATGCCATTTTGCAGATGCAACTGCGGCGACTCACCGCCCTAGAGGCGGAAAAAATTGAGCGGGAGCACGCAGACCTTCAGCGGCAAATTGCTGATTACCGCGATATTTTGGCCAATCGGCAGCGGGTGCTAGAGATTATTGAAAAAGAAGTCACCGAACTCAAGGCCAAGTTTGCTACCCCGCGGCGATCGCTGATTGTGCAGGCGGATGGGGAGATTAGCGATACCGATTTAATTGCCAATGATAAATCCGTCATTCTCGTTACCCAGCAGGGCTACATCAAGCGGATGCCCGTGGATACCTTTGAAGCCCAAAGTCGGGATGGTCGCGGCCGCAAAGGAGCAGAAATTAAAGAGGATGATGCCGTTGAACACTTCTTTAGTTGCAATGATCACGATCGCATTCTCTTCTTTAGCGATCGCGGTTTAGTGTATGCGTTACCCGCCTACCAAATTCCCAGTGGCTCACGCCAAGCCCGCGGCACCCCTATTGTCCAACTGCTGCCCATTCCCCGCGAGGAAAAAATTACCTCCGTCATTGCCGTCCAAGAGTTTAGTGAAGATGAGTATCTGGTGATGCTCACCCGTAAGGGATTCATTAAGAAAACGGCGCTGGCAGCCTTTAGCAATATCCGCACCAATGGTTTGATTGCCATTTCCCTTGAGGAGGGGGATGAGTTGCGCTGGGTGCGTCGTGCTCGTGAGGAAGATACAATTATCATTGGCTCCCGTCAGGGCATGGCGATTCATTTTCGCGCGAGTCACGATCAACTCCGCCCCTTGGGACGAGCGACGCGGGGGGTCAAGTCCATGAGCTTGCGACCGGGAGATGAGTTGGTGGGGATGGACATTTTGCCGGCAGCGATCGCCAACCGTTTTGCCACCACCCCTGAGGATGACAGTGCAGAGATTGAAGAAACCGAGGAAACCGTGGCTCAAACGGAAGGTCCTTGGGTACTCGTGATCACCACCAATGGCTACGGCAAACGCGTCCCCGTGCAACAATTCCGTCTGCAAAACCGCGCCGGCATGGGCATTACCGCCACCAAGTTCAAAGCCAAAAGTAACGAGGATCAACTGGCCGCTCTGCGAATTGTCAATGCTGAGGATGAATTGATGATTGTCACCAGTCGCGGCATCATTATTCGTCAAAAGGTCATGGATATTTCCTCGCAGTCGCGATCGGCCACGGGCGTCCGTCTACAACGCCTAGATGAGGATGATGTGATTGTCACCGCAGCCGTCTTGCCCCCCGGTAGTATGGAGGCCGAGGAAGATTGA
- the hpnA gene encoding hopanoid-associated sugar epimerase → MSTTAFLTGASGFVGTHVAQVLAERGYRVRALVRQPQQAAHLKAWDVDLVQGDLRTSDLVPLMRGCQVLFHVAAHYSLWRRDRPLLYAVNVEGTRRVLAAAREAGIERTVCTSSVAAIGVDPSGQPTTEAYQSPPDKLISEYKRSKYWAEQVAHEAVAQGQDIVIVNPSTPIGAWDAKPTPTGEIILRFLRRQMPFYVNTGLNLIHVRDVAIGHLLALEKGKTGERYILGHQNLTLAEILGRLAAITGLPRPLGEIPVVIPLVVAWLDEVVLGALGKQPAIPVDGVRMAQQKMFYDAHKAVAELGLPQTPIDEALRDAVTWYRERGYCP, encoded by the coding sequence TTGAGCACCACCGCCTTTCTCACCGGTGCCAGTGGCTTTGTCGGTACCCATGTGGCACAAGTCCTTGCAGAGAGGGGGTATCGCGTCCGTGCCCTCGTGCGCCAACCGCAGCAGGCTGCCCATCTCAAGGCGTGGGATGTGGATCTGGTGCAGGGGGATCTGCGCACCAGTGACTTAGTGCCCTTGATGCGGGGGTGCCAAGTCCTCTTCCATGTTGCCGCTCATTACAGTCTGTGGCGGCGCGATCGCCCCCTCCTCTACGCCGTTAATGTCGAGGGCACCCGTCGAGTTTTGGCTGCTGCCCGTGAGGCCGGCATTGAGCGCACCGTTTGCACCAGTTCCGTGGCCGCTATTGGCGTGGATCCCAGTGGCCAACCCACAACTGAGGCTTACCAAAGCCCCCCCGACAAGTTGATTAGCGAGTACAAACGCTCCAAGTACTGGGCAGAGCAGGTGGCTCATGAGGCAGTTGCTCAAGGGCAAGATATTGTGATTGTCAATCCCAGCACCCCCATTGGCGCTTGGGATGCGAAGCCCACCCCCACAGGCGAGATCATCCTGCGCTTTCTGCGGCGGCAGATGCCCTTTTACGTCAATACAGGGTTGAACCTGATCCATGTGCGCGATGTGGCGATCGGTCATCTCTTGGCCTTGGAAAAAGGCAAAACCGGTGAACGCTACATCCTTGGCCACCAAAACCTCACGCTGGCAGAAATTCTCGGGCGCCTAGCCGCGATTACTGGATTGCCACGTCCCCTTGGCGAAATTCCCGTCGTCATTCCCTTAGTCGTGGCTTGGTTGGATGAAGTGGTGCTGGGGGCCTTGGGAAAACAACCTGCTATCCCCGTCGATGGAGTGCGCATGGCACAGCAAAAGATGTTTTACGATGCCCACAAAGCAGTCGCTGAATTGGGCTTGCCCCAGACGCCGATTGATGAAGCGCTCCGAGACGCCGTGACTTGGTACCGCGAGCGGGGGTACTGCCCCTAG
- a CDS encoding class I SAM-dependent methyltransferase, whose protein sequence is MLVTPFASQLPFVEEMLHSGYQALQWGKNIFAIAHKTLSARLLNTLFPTEERTQPLSPELQAWIKERYEALLQQDWQDAAAGLYPSTLLFDAPWEEFLRFYPVLWLDLPRMWQRARARQFQEFAKDVRLEDYPQYYRQNFHYQTDGYLSETSANLYDVQVELLFGGTADAMRRRVIAPIAQHFAAHPATPPLRILDVACGTGRTLKQLRYGFPKAALFGIDLSPTYLRKANSLLATQTGDLPQLIQGNAESLPYVDNYFSAVTCVFLFHELPAPVRQNVINECARVLQPGGLFVICDSIQALDSPEQRPMMENFANLFHEPFYRNYIEDDLNIRLEKAGLVVKDTQHHFMSKYWVAVKPS, encoded by the coding sequence ATGTTGGTTACGCCCTTTGCTTCTCAGTTACCGTTTGTGGAAGAGATGCTTCACAGTGGCTATCAAGCCCTGCAATGGGGCAAAAATATCTTTGCGATCGCCCACAAAACCTTGAGTGCTCGTCTTCTCAATACCCTCTTCCCCACTGAGGAGCGGACGCAACCTCTTAGCCCTGAGTTGCAAGCGTGGATTAAGGAACGCTACGAGGCGCTGCTCCAGCAAGATTGGCAAGACGCCGCTGCGGGCTTGTATCCGTCTACCCTCTTGTTTGACGCCCCTTGGGAAGAATTTTTGCGCTTTTATCCTGTACTGTGGCTGGATTTGCCGCGGATGTGGCAGCGGGCGCGAGCGCGCCAATTTCAGGAGTTTGCCAAGGACGTGCGTCTAGAAGACTATCCCCAGTACTATCGCCAAAACTTCCACTACCAAACCGACGGCTACCTCAGTGAAACCTCCGCCAATCTTTACGATGTTCAAGTGGAGCTGCTCTTTGGCGGTACGGCAGATGCGATGCGGCGGCGAGTGATTGCTCCCATTGCCCAGCATTTTGCTGCTCATCCTGCCACGCCCCCGCTGCGAATTCTTGATGTGGCCTGTGGTACGGGTCGCACCCTGAAACAACTGCGCTATGGCTTCCCCAAAGCAGCCCTCTTTGGCATTGATTTGTCCCCTACCTACTTGCGCAAAGCCAACTCCCTACTAGCGACCCAGACGGGTGATCTGCCGCAACTCATTCAGGGGAATGCTGAAAGCCTACCCTACGTGGATAACTACTTTAGCGCCGTCACCTGTGTCTTTCTTTTTCATGAACTGCCTGCCCCAGTACGCCAAAATGTGATCAATGAATGCGCCCGCGTTCTCCAGCCGGGGGGCCTCTTTGTGATTTGCGACTCGATTCAAGCCCTTGATTCCCCAGAGCAGCGACCGATGATGGAAAACTTTGCCAACCTTTTCCACGAACCCTTTTACCGCAACTACATCGAAGATGATCTGAACATCCGCTTAGAAAAGGCGGGGCTGGTGGTCAAAGACACTCAACACCACTTTATGAGCAAGTATTGGGTGGCCGTTAAACCTTCTTAG
- a CDS encoding hemerythrin family protein, whose product MDGLAWQAEFVSGLAEIDQEHQALLETLQQLRSAIAQGASFTQVKPQLLACATETERHFQHEETLMAAANHPLYLSHRAAHQNLLRDLSLVLEDVQIHPEKLTPETIEAIGALVVRHIREEDLPMLYLLTHPEELAQQQAAELTAENAF is encoded by the coding sequence ATGGATGGGTTGGCATGGCAAGCGGAGTTTGTGTCTGGCTTGGCGGAAATCGATCAGGAGCATCAGGCACTGCTGGAGACGTTGCAGCAGTTACGTTCCGCGATCGCCCAAGGGGCATCATTTACTCAGGTAAAGCCCCAATTATTAGCCTGTGCCACCGAAACTGAACGCCACTTTCAGCACGAAGAAACCCTCATGGCTGCCGCCAACCACCCCCTTTACCTATCGCACCGCGCAGCTCATCAAAACCTCCTGCGGGACTTGAGTTTGGTGCTTGAGGATGTGCAAATTCATCCCGAAAAGCTGACGCCAGAGACGATCGAGGCGATTGGTGCCCTAGTAGTGCGCCATATTCGCGAAGAAGATCTGCCAATGCTCTACCTGCTCACCCATCCCGAGGAGCTAGCGCAGCAACAAGCGGCCGAATTAACGGCGGAAAATGCGTTTTAG